A stretch of Metabacillus sp. FJAT-52054 DNA encodes these proteins:
- the htpX gene encoding protease HtpX, which yields MFKRIGLFILTNILVITTIGIVLSVLGVGNYITASGGIDLVTLLAFSAVVGFTGSLFSLAISRWMAKMMMGVQVLKPEDNLSPIERDLVERVHQLARTAGMRVMPEVGIYRSPEVNAFATGPSKNRSLVAVSTGLLEEMDEDAIDGVLAHEIAHIVNGDMVTMTLLQGIVNTFVVFLARVAAWAVSRFVREELAGVVHFIAILVFQILFSILGSLVVFAFSRYREYHADRGGADFAGKDKMIHALRSLQNYTQRTRDDDTSLATLKINSKRKRSIFSTHPDLQDRIARLEQR from the coding sequence ATGTTTAAACGAATTGGATTATTCATATTAACCAACATCCTGGTCATTACAACAATAGGGATCGTTCTATCCGTTTTAGGCGTTGGCAACTATATAACGGCTTCTGGCGGAATCGACCTTGTAACTTTGCTTGCCTTCAGTGCAGTTGTAGGTTTTACAGGTTCTTTATTCTCCCTGGCCATTTCCCGCTGGATGGCGAAAATGATGATGGGGGTTCAGGTATTAAAACCTGAAGACAATCTTTCCCCTATTGAAAGAGACCTGGTCGAACGCGTTCATCAACTTGCACGGACTGCAGGTATGCGGGTCATGCCGGAGGTTGGGATTTACCGCTCACCGGAGGTAAATGCATTTGCTACAGGTCCTTCCAAGAACCGCTCTCTCGTAGCAGTATCAACCGGCTTGCTTGAAGAAATGGATGAGGACGCTATTGATGGTGTTCTTGCCCATGAAATTGCCCATATCGTTAATGGAGATATGGTGACGATGACCCTTCTTCAAGGGATTGTCAATACATTTGTCGTGTTCCTCGCAAGAGTTGCCGCATGGGCAGTATCAAGATTTGTCCGCGAAGAACTTGCAGGAGTTGTCCATTTTATTGCGATTTTGGTATTCCAGATCCTTTTCTCTATTTTGGGAAGTCTTGTCGTATTTGCCTTCTCGCGCTATCGCGAATACCATGCTGACCGCGGCGGAGCGGACTTCGCAGGTAAAGATAAAATGATTCATGCATTAAGAAGCCTTCAGAACTATACTCAGCGCACAAGAGATGATGATACTTCTCTTGCTACTCTGAAAATAAACAGCAAACGAAAACGTTCCATTTTCTCCACACACCCTGACCTACAGGATCGGATTGCTAGATTGGAACAGCGTTAA
- a CDS encoding anti-sigma factor domain-containing protein, translated as MKRGVIIDLKDDFAIVLTADGHFVKTRDVKSHYQLGEEITFNVAEASRAASPKRRGLFGLQQLRIGFVTAIAIILIFFSLYPVFNSDKVYAYMTIDINPSFELAINGNMEVVKLEPLNEDGEKLLSSFPNWNKQGFQSVVNSIINQSRTMGYTKSGKEIFITTVVDRKNDKKFEANLLNRVQMMKSTYKADPLIIETVQSDMETRKKAKSEGVSTGTYIRNHKPSEKTGKSSDDKENKPVPGGKQDKSITPAPKVKESKPESDDKTCKAPSCRDQKPATGKQEPDPKALKEMEKKGKQPPAVPPKRDESAPIPAPKQEHNENNTEQRSFIHEDEDSGKDDWEKEENDDSHSEDYDDEDENDKKKDKQLKDKFREKNEKNKDQRKANKQIQKAAEEPYNKEKSNAKKLNGRVKSPSNKTDENYSAPDVKKNENKLEQEPEKNLEQGLQELNPASDRSTLIEPNKETIKQDQLK; from the coding sequence ATGAAACGAGGGGTCATCATCGATCTGAAGGATGATTTTGCAATTGTCCTTACAGCAGACGGGCACTTTGTCAAAACCCGGGATGTGAAAAGCCACTATCAGCTAGGAGAAGAAATAACGTTTAACGTTGCCGAAGCGTCCAGAGCTGCTTCTCCAAAACGCCGTGGCTTATTCGGGTTGCAGCAATTAAGGATTGGATTTGTTACAGCTATCGCTATTATTTTAATTTTCTTCAGCTTGTATCCAGTTTTTAATTCAGACAAAGTTTATGCCTACATGACGATCGATATCAATCCCAGCTTTGAGCTAGCGATCAACGGAAACATGGAAGTGGTTAAATTAGAGCCTCTGAATGAAGACGGCGAGAAACTTCTTTCATCTTTCCCTAACTGGAACAAACAAGGTTTCCAGTCAGTGGTCAATAGCATCATTAATCAAAGCAGAACAATGGGATATACGAAAAGCGGCAAAGAAATCTTCATTACCACAGTTGTCGACCGCAAGAATGATAAAAAATTCGAAGCAAATCTGCTCAATCGTGTTCAAATGATGAAAAGCACATACAAAGCAGATCCGCTTATAATCGAAACCGTTCAATCAGATATGGAAACACGTAAAAAAGCGAAATCTGAAGGGGTATCTACAGGCACGTACATTCGAAATCACAAACCCTCTGAGAAGACAGGCAAATCTTCTGACGATAAAGAGAACAAGCCTGTACCTGGCGGAAAACAAGACAAGTCCATTACTCCAGCTCCGAAAGTGAAAGAAAGCAAACCTGAATCAGATGATAAAACGTGCAAGGCACCATCATGCCGTGACCAAAAACCTGCCACCGGTAAACAAGAGCCTGACCCGAAAGCTTTAAAAGAAATGGAAAAGAAGGGGAAGCAGCCCCCAGCTGTCCCGCCTAAACGCGATGAGTCTGCTCCTATTCCTGCTCCTAAGCAGGAACACAATGAGAATAATACTGAGCAAAGAAGCTTTATCCATGAAGATGAGGATTCTGGCAAGGATGATTGGGAAAAGGAAGAGAACGACGATTCTCATTCAGAGGATTATGATGACGAAGATGAGAATGATAAAAAAAAAGATAAGCAGCTAAAAGACAAATTTCGTGAAAAAAATGAAAAAAATAAGGATCAGCGTAAAGCAAACAAGCAAATACAAAAAGCTGCAGAAGAGCCCTATAATAAAGAAAAAAGCAACGCTAAAAAACTGAATGGGCGAGTTAAGAGCCCTTCAAATAAAACGGATGAAAATTATTCTGCACCGGACGTTAAAAAAAATGAAAACAAGCTTGAGCAAGAGCCTGAAAAAAACCTGGAACAAGGGCTGCAGGAACTGAATCCTGCATCTGATCGCAGCACACTTATTGAGCCTAATAAAGAAACCATAAAGCAAGATCAGCTGAAATAA
- a CDS encoding alpha/beta-type small acid-soluble spore protein, translated as MARTNKLLVPGAEQALNQFKMEVAQEFGVSLGKDTTSRSNGSVGGEMTKRLIAQAQQSQHGKTE; from the coding sequence ATGGCAAGAACAAATAAACTGCTCGTACCTGGAGCAGAACAAGCTCTTAACCAATTTAAAATGGAAGTAGCACAAGAATTCGGAGTATCACTCGGAAAAGACACGACTTCCCGTTCAAATGGCTCTGTAGGCGGCGAGATGACAAAACGGCTTATTGCCCAGGCACAGCAAAGCCAGCATGGAAAAACTGAATAA
- a CDS encoding methyl-accepting chemotaxis protein, protein MYLRKKSSIGRKYGLVFYTCLTLIIIAFIFILFSLSSTLQTVKTAERKSDDALKVAAASAIFKQKYIVITDYLTKAAPENESAYTDQVKEMNQTFSQLKNSISNKEQVLLLNAAKSMNGELDKLFENRIKTELQAVSSKGGVLDPLKQIELQNRAAVIRDVSNEKLMALGRLISEDRTKMIGQTEQNSKNQILLSSGFIAASILLSVLLLSVVSRRIRKQLSQAVSMCKELAAGNLLTEDLHFNSKDETEDISIAMNSLKAELKRSIQEIFALSEQVRGMSGHLKENTESTSEGTDQITQSILQLASGSEQQVQSIQQAASSVTMIAAQLNVAAAESNEASLLSADSSVKIKQGKNHANDVMIQMETILNHVERLEKTIQNLEEKSQTITAIASMITSISEQTNLLALNAAIEAARAGEHGKGFGVVASEVRKLAEQTAGAAGSIQEILQSTQLETASASKLMKESSEAVAKGNQLVLGVDESFKTISTHIKQLEKKSQEAEKAVLSVKKQMDVLNDATGHIENVSRLTNESIEHIAATTEEQNAVMQEMLNSSHVLSSLSKKFRASFSAYKI, encoded by the coding sequence ATGTACTTGAGAAAAAAATCATCGATCGGCCGGAAATATGGACTAGTCTTTTATACGTGTCTTACTCTAATCATTATTGCCTTTATCTTTATTTTATTTTCCTTATCTTCCACTCTTCAAACCGTTAAAACAGCAGAGAGAAAGTCCGATGATGCATTAAAAGTCGCTGCTGCCTCCGCAATTTTCAAGCAAAAATACATCGTGATTACTGATTACCTGACAAAGGCGGCACCTGAAAATGAGAGCGCCTACACAGATCAGGTAAAGGAAATGAATCAAACATTCAGCCAGTTGAAAAACAGCATATCCAACAAAGAACAGGTGCTGCTTCTTAATGCCGCCAAATCGATGAATGGCGAGCTGGATAAATTGTTTGAAAACCGCATAAAAACAGAGCTTCAGGCGGTGTCAAGCAAAGGCGGTGTTTTGGACCCCCTGAAACAAATAGAGCTTCAAAACCGTGCTGCTGTAATTAGGGACGTCAGTAATGAAAAGCTGATGGCACTTGGAAGACTGATTTCAGAAGACAGAACGAAGATGATCGGCCAAACTGAACAAAATTCCAAAAACCAAATCTTGCTTTCGTCAGGGTTTATTGCAGCCTCGATTCTGTTATCTGTTCTTTTGCTGTCGGTTGTAAGCAGAAGAATCCGCAAACAGCTCTCACAGGCTGTCAGCATGTGCAAGGAGCTTGCAGCAGGCAATCTCCTTACAGAGGATTTGCATTTTAATTCCAAAGATGAAACGGAAGATATCTCGATTGCGATGAACAGTCTTAAAGCGGAACTTAAACGTTCGATTCAGGAGATCTTCGCCCTTTCAGAGCAAGTCAGAGGCATGTCTGGTCATTTGAAGGAAAACACTGAATCAACCTCTGAAGGTACCGATCAGATAACACAGTCCATCCTCCAATTAGCTTCGGGTTCTGAACAGCAGGTGCAATCCATTCAGCAGGCAGCATCATCCGTTACTATGATTGCCGCACAGCTGAATGTCGCAGCAGCAGAATCAAATGAAGCAAGCCTTTTGAGTGCTGATTCATCAGTTAAAATCAAACAAGGCAAAAACCATGCAAATGATGTAATGATTCAGATGGAAACCATCTTGAATCATGTAGAACGTCTCGAGAAAACCATTCAGAATCTTGAAGAAAAATCACAAACAATTACGGCCATTGCCTCCATGATCACGAGTATTTCAGAACAGACCAATTTGCTTGCACTAAATGCAGCCATTGAAGCTGCTAGAGCAGGCGAGCACGGTAAAGGATTTGGCGTTGTTGCATCAGAAGTTAGAAAATTAGCTGAGCAGACAGCAGGCGCAGCAGGCAGCATTCAGGAAATCCTCCAATCAACCCAGCTGGAAACCGCTTCTGCTTCTAAGCTTATGAAAGAGAGCTCCGAAGCTGTTGCAAAGGGAAATCAGCTGGTTTTAGGAGTCGACGAATCATTTAAAACCATCTCTACTCATATTAAACAGCTGGAGAAAAAAAGTCAGGAGGCTGAAAAAGCTGTTCTGAGCGTTAAGAAACAGATGGATGTCCTTAATGATGCAACAGGCCATATCGAAAATGTCAGCAGATTGACGAATGAGAGCATTGAACATATTGCAGCCACGACTGAAGAACAAAATGCTGTTATGCAGGAAATGCTTAATTCCTCCCATGTGCTATCATCACTTTCAAAGAAATTCCGAGCTTCTTTTTCAGCCTACAAAATATGA
- a CDS encoding acyltransferase family protein translates to MKTRDSYFDNAKFLLIILVVFGHLIRSFIDNNDVMLHIYKFIYTFHMPAFILVSGYFAKGFRKEGYVGKIAKKLIVPYLIFQGIYSVYYYLIQKQDKIELNPLDPQWSLWFLLSLFFWNLMLFLFTKTNWKNALALSFLLGIGIGYVDFANNFLSIGRTFVFFPLFLIGYYMKRDHFYKLTSVKGRTISLLFLAFTFSMYFFLQFDFEWLFGSKPYSAFGQEIAVSALIRTSFYVMTVASTLSFLAIVPQREAFFTSWGTRTFYVYLLHGFIINGIRNSPAVEWLADYQSIAIYAAAAIAVTFLLSSNFVKTWTEPMIELRATSLKRKWKSLQQT, encoded by the coding sequence TTGAAAACAAGAGACAGCTACTTTGATAATGCGAAATTTTTATTGATTATTCTTGTCGTATTTGGCCATCTCATCCGTTCTTTTATAGACAATAATGATGTCATGCTTCACATTTATAAATTTATCTACACGTTTCATATGCCAGCCTTTATTCTCGTTTCAGGCTATTTTGCCAAGGGATTCAGGAAAGAAGGCTATGTAGGGAAAATTGCCAAAAAGCTGATTGTTCCCTATTTGATTTTTCAGGGGATTTACTCTGTTTATTACTATCTGATTCAGAAGCAGGATAAAATCGAACTCAACCCTCTTGATCCTCAGTGGTCGCTATGGTTTCTGCTCAGCCTGTTTTTCTGGAATCTGATGCTGTTCCTTTTCACAAAAACAAATTGGAAAAACGCACTTGCTCTATCATTCTTGCTTGGGATAGGAATCGGGTATGTTGATTTTGCGAATAACTTTTTGAGTATCGGCCGTACATTTGTGTTTTTTCCGCTCTTCTTGATCGGGTATTATATGAAAAGAGATCATTTTTACAAATTGACTTCTGTAAAGGGAAGAACCATTTCACTCCTTTTTCTTGCCTTTACATTCAGTATGTATTTCTTTTTGCAGTTTGATTTTGAATGGCTTTTCGGCTCCAAGCCCTATTCGGCATTTGGCCAGGAGATTGCAGTCAGCGCCCTCATCCGTACAAGTTTTTACGTGATGACAGTCGCTTCTACTCTAAGCTTTCTGGCTATCGTGCCCCAACGGGAGGCATTCTTCACGTCATGGGGCACGAGAACCTTTTACGTATACCTCCTGCACGGTTTTATTATTAACGGGATTCGTAACAGTCCGGCAGTTGAATGGCTGGCTGATTACCAAAGCATCGCCATTTATGCAGCTGCAGCAATTGCTGTAACTTTCCTCCTGTCATCGAACTTCGTAAAAACCTGGACAGAGCCGATGATTGAGTTAAGGGCAACCAGTTTAAAAAGAAAATGGAAATCACTCCAGCAAACGTAG
- a CDS encoding DUF1836 domain-containing protein yields MKEPKLTRLEMSGLLHALDLQNGLELENFLSKWNQHASAILPDFVKRFKRSSGAVTGLSTNDIVALGNLCELTTFKSTSIQNWIKRDIKGLIGHPELGKKYSIDQAVILLIVRDLKATYDFETIRKMLNRLFNTISDRTDDLISPVDYYEAYAVVLDKLLNEAFHFPPASDIEEKIELEAEIIRTAFPSIPDQNWTLIKPVLVLTVFSVLYSHLLSRAQAYQENHLDTL; encoded by the coding sequence ATGAAAGAACCTAAACTTACCCGGCTGGAGATGTCAGGGCTGCTTCACGCACTTGATCTTCAGAATGGATTAGAGCTTGAGAATTTTCTCAGCAAATGGAATCAGCATGCCAGTGCGATTTTGCCGGATTTCGTAAAACGATTTAAACGCAGCAGCGGAGCCGTCACAGGACTCTCCACAAATGACATTGTTGCTCTCGGTAACCTTTGTGAGCTGACAACCTTTAAGTCCACATCCATTCAAAACTGGATTAAGCGCGACATCAAAGGCTTGATTGGGCACCCCGAGCTTGGAAAAAAATATTCGATTGACCAAGCTGTCATTCTGCTGATTGTAAGAGATCTAAAAGCCACCTATGATTTTGAAACAATCCGCAAAATGCTAAACAGGCTTTTCAACACCATTTCAGACAGGACAGACGACCTGATCAGCCCTGTTGATTATTATGAGGCATATGCGGTCGTACTCGATAAACTGCTCAATGAAGCTTTTCATTTTCCTCCAGCAAGTGATATCGAAGAAAAAATAGAGCTGGAAGCAGAGATTATCCGGACTGCATTTCCCTCCATACCGGATCAAAACTGGACGCTGATCAAACCAGTCCTCGTTCTGACTGTATTCTCAGTCCTCTACTCTCATCTGTTAAGCAGAGCTCAAGCATACCAGGAAAATCATCTGGATACGCTGTAA
- a CDS encoding TrkH family potassium uptake protein, whose amino-acid sequence MRIDLRLRRQKLSPAKLIVTYYFIAVTVSILLLSLPLARRPEAEWTFIDALFTSVSAVSVTGLSTISIKDTFTTPGYFILAFILQFGGIGIMTLSTFVWLVLRRRIGLKERKLIMTDQNQSNLSGLVNLLKQILILILAIEIVGGLILGTYMLKYYPDWQEAYLHGFFASVSATTNGGFDITGQSLIPFAKDYFIQFINILLLTLGAIGFPVLIELKTYLFHEKKHRFTLFAKVTSITFLGLLAFGTIGILLLDSQHFFKDKPWHESLFYALFQSSTTRSGGLATMDVSQFSDSTLLFMCLLMFIGASPSSVGGGIRTTTFALNLLFIYHFARGAKSLKLFKREVHEADITKSLVVTIVAVMICFASTIILAATESFTLLEILFEVSSAFGTTGLSLGITADLSTIGKIIIILLMFIGRIGIVTLLLMMGKKEIEANFKYPTERIIIG is encoded by the coding sequence ATGCGAATTGATCTGAGGCTTAGAAGGCAGAAGCTTTCACCTGCCAAACTTATTGTGACGTACTATTTTATTGCAGTAACGGTTTCCATCCTCCTATTAAGCCTGCCCCTGGCCAGGAGACCGGAAGCGGAATGGACATTTATTGATGCTTTATTTACCTCGGTTAGTGCTGTAAGTGTCACTGGACTTTCTACTATATCTATTAAAGATACATTTACGACACCTGGGTACTTTATTCTTGCCTTCATTCTTCAATTCGGCGGAATTGGAATTATGACACTAAGCACATTTGTATGGCTGGTTTTAAGACGGCGGATTGGACTGAAGGAAAGAAAGCTGATCATGACCGATCAGAATCAGTCAAACCTTTCAGGTCTGGTAAACCTGTTGAAACAAATTCTTATTTTAATTCTGGCTATTGAAATTGTTGGCGGGCTTATTCTGGGTACATATATGCTTAAATACTATCCTGATTGGCAGGAAGCATATCTTCATGGCTTTTTTGCTTCAGTCAGTGCAACGACAAATGGAGGGTTTGATATAACCGGGCAATCGCTCATCCCCTTTGCAAAGGATTATTTCATACAGTTTATTAACATTTTGCTTTTGACGCTGGGAGCAATTGGATTTCCCGTTTTAATTGAGCTTAAAACGTACCTCTTTCATGAAAAAAAACACCGGTTTACACTTTTTGCTAAAGTAACATCCATAACATTTCTTGGTTTGCTTGCCTTTGGAACCATTGGCATCCTGCTCCTTGATTCTCAGCATTTTTTCAAGGATAAACCCTGGCATGAATCCTTGTTTTACGCACTTTTTCAGTCATCAACAACGAGAAGCGGCGGCCTTGCGACGATGGATGTGTCACAGTTTAGTGATTCCACTCTGCTGTTTATGTGCCTGCTTATGTTTATCGGTGCTTCTCCGAGTTCTGTTGGAGGAGGGATCAGGACAACCACGTTTGCGCTTAATCTTCTCTTTATTTATCACTTTGCCCGGGGAGCTAAATCCTTAAAGCTCTTCAAAAGAGAAGTCCATGAAGCTGATATTACAAAGTCCCTTGTTGTAACCATTGTTGCTGTGATGATTTGCTTTGCTTCCACTATTATTTTGGCTGCAACAGAGTCTTTTACACTTCTTGAGATCCTGTTTGAAGTGTCTTCAGCCTTCGGTACGACGGGGCTGTCACTTGGAATAACAGCGGATTTGAGTACTATTGGAAAGATCATCATCATTTTACTAATGTTTATCGGCAGAATTGGAATTGTTACTCTCCTTCTTATGATGGGGAAAAAGGAAATTGAAGCCAATTTCAAATATCCTACAGAAAGAATCATTATTGGATAA
- the sigI gene encoding RNA polymerase sigma factor SigI, translating into MKPLLSLLFKFGRKKNTLEDSVFKIQNGDLDLQNKLIDQYKPFIAKTVSSVCKRYIDETDDEFSIGLIAFNEAIEKYSTERGNSLLAFAELIIKRKVIDYIRKEARNAQTVNMDLQEHEEGEASQSKIEADLSIDEYQKLVEQEHRKEEILHFQGVLKEFSLTIADLIDHSPKHIDARQNAIQVAQILVEHDELVKILFQKKQLPVKQLEKLVSVSRKTVERNRKYIIAMAVIMTGDYLYLKDYIKGVLEA; encoded by the coding sequence GTGAAACCGTTGCTCAGCCTTTTATTCAAATTTGGCAGGAAAAAAAATACACTAGAAGACAGCGTGTTCAAAATCCAAAATGGAGATTTGGATTTGCAAAATAAATTGATTGATCAATATAAACCCTTTATTGCAAAGACCGTTTCATCTGTTTGCAAAAGGTACATAGACGAAACAGATGATGAATTCAGTATAGGATTAATCGCCTTCAATGAAGCCATTGAAAAGTATTCAACAGAGCGGGGAAACTCACTCCTTGCCTTTGCGGAGCTGATCATTAAGAGAAAAGTGATTGATTATATCCGTAAAGAAGCCCGAAATGCACAAACCGTCAATATGGATTTGCAGGAACATGAAGAGGGAGAAGCATCCCAAAGTAAAATTGAAGCGGATTTATCCATTGATGAATATCAAAAGTTAGTAGAACAGGAACACAGGAAAGAAGAGATCCTCCATTTTCAGGGAGTCCTTAAAGAATTCAGCTTGACCATTGCGGACCTGATTGATCATTCTCCAAAGCATATTGATGCAAGGCAGAATGCAATTCAAGTTGCGCAAATACTTGTTGAGCATGATGAATTAGTAAAAATTCTTTTTCAGAAAAAACAGCTCCCGGTCAAGCAGCTGGAAAAACTTGTTTCCGTTAGCCGGAAAACCGTGGAACGGAATAGAAAGTACATTATCGCTATGGCCGTAATTATGACTGGGGACTATCTTTATCTTAAGGATTACATTAAAGGAGTGCTTGAAGCATGA
- a CDS encoding radical SAM protein, producing the protein MNIVLSTLNAKYIHTSLSIRYLKAYAQPEYEPELAEYTIKDPSINIVSDLFKRNPDVIGFSCYIWNIEETIKVINMLKKIKPELVIVLGGPEVTYDVLDWMERIPQADYIVIGEGEQTFKQLLQAIDQGLPMKTVNGIAYREDGKVRIQPQANKLDLKELPSPFRFKEDLSSLSKRVTYVETSRGCPFSCQFCLSSIEVGVRYFDREKVKEDIRFLMEHGAKTIKFVDRTFNISRSYAMEMFQFLIDEHRPGTVFQFEITADIMRPEVIQFLNDNAPKGLFRFEIGVQSTNDETNDLVMRRQNFSKLTRTVMMVKEGQKIEQHLDLIAGLPEEDYHSFKKTFNDVFEMRPEELQLGFLKMLRGTGLRLRAAQHDYVYMDHSPYEILKNNVLTFDDISRIKQVEDVLEKYWNDHRMDETVEYLVQHVFPSPFDFFQDFGTFWDEQGWSRIGHQLEDLFKRLRDFIEAAAPDHLEAATAFMTFDYLKNQRYKPRKALWDDAMLAKEERDLFYRQLMDQPELLGAAYQKNPLSEKDLYKHTIVEKLPFDLGEYKMNGTVVMNAATWILVHYDPSENRPHIFTANESPDHIRAV; encoded by the coding sequence ATGAACATTGTGCTCAGCACATTAAACGCAAAATACATTCATACAAGCCTGTCGATCCGTTATCTTAAAGCATACGCTCAGCCGGAATATGAGCCGGAGCTTGCCGAATATACGATTAAAGATCCATCCATTAATATCGTAAGCGACTTGTTCAAACGCAATCCTGATGTCATTGGATTCAGCTGCTATATTTGGAATATCGAAGAAACGATTAAGGTTATCAATATGCTGAAGAAAATTAAACCGGAGCTTGTGATCGTCCTTGGGGGACCCGAGGTTACCTATGATGTTCTGGACTGGATGGAAAGAATCCCTCAAGCTGACTATATTGTGATTGGCGAAGGGGAACAGACGTTTAAACAGCTGCTTCAGGCAATTGATCAAGGTCTTCCCATGAAAACGGTGAATGGAATTGCTTACCGTGAGGACGGTAAAGTCCGAATTCAGCCGCAGGCAAACAAGCTTGATTTAAAAGAGCTTCCATCTCCATTCCGTTTTAAAGAGGATCTCTCAAGCCTTTCTAAACGGGTAACATATGTAGAAACAAGCCGGGGATGTCCATTTAGCTGCCAATTCTGTCTTTCTTCTATTGAAGTCGGCGTCCGCTACTTCGATCGCGAGAAAGTGAAAGAGGATATCCGATTCCTGATGGAGCACGGCGCTAAAACCATTAAATTTGTTGACCGGACCTTTAACATTAGCCGAAGCTATGCAATGGAAATGTTTCAATTTCTTATTGATGAGCATCGCCCTGGAACCGTCTTTCAATTTGAAATTACAGCGGATATCATGAGGCCGGAGGTTATCCAATTTTTAAACGATAACGCTCCAAAAGGACTGTTCCGCTTTGAAATCGGTGTTCAGTCTACGAACGATGAGACAAATGATCTCGTCATGCGGAGACAGAACTTCAGCAAATTAACGAGGACAGTTATGATGGTAAAGGAAGGGCAGAAAATCGAGCAGCATTTAGATCTTATTGCTGGCCTCCCCGAAGAGGACTACCATTCATTTAAAAAGACTTTCAATGACGTATTCGAGATGCGCCCTGAGGAACTTCAGCTCGGATTCCTGAAAATGCTTCGCGGCACAGGGCTGCGTTTACGAGCCGCTCAGCATGATTATGTATACATGGACCACTCGCCTTACGAAATCTTAAAAAACAACGTATTAACCTTCGATGATATATCACGGATTAAGCAAGTCGAGGATGTTTTGGAGAAATATTGGAATGACCATCGTATGGACGAAACGGTTGAGTATCTTGTTCAGCACGTGTTTCCATCTCCATTCGATTTCTTCCAGGATTTCGGAACGTTTTGGGATGAACAGGGGTGGAGCAGGATTGGCCATCAGCTGGAGGATTTGTTCAAAAGGCTCCGTGATTTTATTGAAGCAGCCGCACCTGACCACCTTGAGGCAGCCACAGCATTTATGACGTTTGATTATTTGAAAAATCAGCGCTATAAACCAAGAAAAGCATTGTGGGATGATGCAATGCTTGCTAAAGAAGAGCGCGATTTATTTTACAGGCAGCTTATGGATCAGCCGGAGCTTCTCGGGGCAGCTTATCAGAAGAATCCGCTTTCTGAGAAAGATTTGTACAAACATACAATCGTCGAAAAGCTTCCATTTGACCTGGGAGAATATAAGATGAATGGCACCGTTGTAATGAATGCAGCAACATGGATTCTCGTCCATTACGATCCTTCAGAGAACCGTCCGCATATCTTTACTGCAAACGAAAGCCCGGATCATATCCGGGCAGTCTGA